A window of Sphingobacterium sp. SRCM116780 contains these coding sequences:
- a CDS encoding ParB/RepB/Spo0J family partition protein, whose protein sequence is MAAQQRKTGLGRGLGALLNDSVDIPGKNAATSRSEIPAKSKSSGTISTVNVDEIEVNPFQPRTDFDPQALQELSESILLQGLIQPITVRKIGDHAYQLISGERRYRASKLAGITEIPAYIRMANDQQMLEMALIENIQRENLNAIEVALSFQRMIEECDLKQEELGERVSKNRSTVTNYLRLLKLPPVIQAAIRDGELTMGHARALINVGEVDKQLYIFKLILDLGLSVRKAEELVRDIQNGNKKKTQKNKNTPKSFQFQKIEDDLASKFSSRVKLNLKSAKGKGAIEIPFESEDDLSRILELLDW, encoded by the coding sequence ATGGCAGCACAACAGCGAAAAACAGGTCTAGGAAGAGGATTGGGTGCCTTATTAAATGATAGTGTCGATATCCCAGGAAAAAATGCAGCGACATCTCGATCAGAAATACCTGCAAAATCAAAATCCTCTGGTACTATAAGTACAGTCAATGTTGATGAAATAGAAGTGAATCCATTTCAACCTCGTACTGATTTTGATCCACAAGCGCTACAAGAACTTTCTGAATCGATCTTATTACAAGGTTTGATTCAACCGATTACCGTTCGAAAAATTGGTGATCATGCGTATCAATTAATTTCTGGAGAACGACGTTATCGTGCTTCAAAATTGGCGGGCATCACTGAAATTCCAGCGTATATACGTATGGCTAATGACCAACAGATGTTGGAAATGGCTTTGATCGAAAATATTCAGCGTGAAAATCTAAATGCAATTGAAGTTGCCTTAAGTTTTCAACGTATGATTGAAGAATGTGATCTGAAACAAGAGGAGCTAGGAGAACGAGTAAGTAAAAACCGATCTACAGTAACCAATTATCTAAGACTGTTAAAATTACCTCCAGTGATCCAGGCGGCTATTCGCGATGGAGAGTTGACTATGGGACATGCTCGAGCACTTATTAATGTTGGAGAAGTTGATAAGCAATTATACATCTTTAAACTAATTCTTGATTTAGGTTTATCAGTACGCAAGGCTGAAGAATTAGTTCGGGATATCCAAAATGGAAATAAGAAAAAGACGCAGAAGAATAAAAATACCCCTAAATCTTTTCAATTTCAAAAGATTGAAGATGATTTAGCATCTAAATTCTCTTCTCGTGTTAAGTTGAATCTGAAGAGTGCGAAAGGAAAGGGAGCGATTGAAATTCCTTTTGAATCAGAAGATGATTTGAGCCGTATTTTAGAATTATTAGACTGGTAG
- a CDS encoding DUF5683 domain-containing protein, with amino-acid sequence MYKVISLLFFVLIIFVVQAQQVDQKGKPVLKSVSLTDSTKKALSVQDTIKKESRRERKKREKAEEEAKKPKIFKDSTRLAIEAKTATAWKRSLILPGWGQYTNKGLWWLKVPIIYGGFTSTVLVFDFNNRYYKELITELDYRYSNNGAVSNPLYAGASTEGLISAKDYARRNRDLMVLLTVGWYGLNVVEAYVDSMLKNRWNVSSEKIGFTIRPTILQGPTNRFAYNAVPNVGLKLSMHIK; translated from the coding sequence ATGTATAAAGTAATCAGTCTATTGTTTTTTGTATTGATCATTTTTGTTGTTCAAGCACAACAAGTGGATCAGAAAGGAAAACCGGTATTAAAGTCAGTGTCTTTAACAGACTCAACAAAAAAGGCGCTATCGGTACAAGATACAATAAAAAAAGAATCAAGAAGAGAAAGAAAGAAGAGAGAAAAAGCAGAGGAGGAGGCTAAGAAACCTAAAATTTTCAAAGATTCTACACGTCTTGCTATAGAGGCAAAGACAGCTACAGCATGGAAACGCTCTTTAATCCTACCTGGATGGGGGCAATATACCAATAAAGGTCTTTGGTGGCTCAAGGTGCCAATCATATACGGTGGATTTACCTCTACTGTACTTGTTTTTGATTTTAACAATCGTTACTATAAAGAGCTAATCACGGAATTAGATTACCGGTATTCAAACAATGGAGCTGTTAGTAATCCATTATATGCTGGAGCATCAACAGAAGGACTTATTAGTGCAAAAGATTATGCACGTCGTAATCGAGATTTGATGGTCCTCTTGACAGTGGGATGGTATGGGCTTAATGTGGTAGAAGCCTATGTGGATTCTATGTTAAAGAACCGTTGGAATGTAAGTTCAGAAAAAATTGGATTTACAATCAGACCAACTATTCTGCAAGGACCAACTAACCGTTTTGCTTACAATGCTGTACCAAATGTAGGTTTAAAATTATCCATGCATATAAAATAA
- the dapB gene encoding 4-hydroxy-tetrahydrodipicolinate reductase — protein sequence MKIVLFGYGKMGQIIEKFSQKRGHDIHLIINSENRNSITATDLQDADVAIDFGVPQAALANMELCLEANLPVVVGTTGWYEHLDEVQQKCEQANGSILYGSNFSIGVNIFFHINKMLAKAIQPYKAYDVQVEEIHHIHKLDSPSGTAITIAEGILNNSDVKTSWVNSLVGDGEEIIPKGNELLIESHRIEEVPGTHTVVYSSEVDQIEFKHTAHSRDGFALGSVIAAEWLFGRKGFYQVTEMFDFNK from the coding sequence ATGAAAATTGTATTATTCGGCTATGGCAAAATGGGTCAAATTATTGAGAAATTTTCTCAAAAAAGAGGACATGATATTCATTTGATTATCAATAGCGAAAACCGCAACTCAATCACCGCTACTGACCTACAAGATGCCGATGTTGCCATAGATTTCGGTGTTCCTCAAGCTGCATTAGCAAATATGGAACTTTGTTTAGAAGCTAATCTTCCTGTTGTTGTGGGAACGACAGGTTGGTATGAACATTTGGACGAGGTACAGCAGAAATGTGAACAAGCTAATGGCTCCATATTATATGGTTCTAACTTTTCAATTGGCGTGAATATCTTTTTTCATATCAATAAAATGTTAGCCAAAGCGATTCAACCTTATAAAGCATATGATGTTCAGGTTGAGGAGATTCATCACATTCACAAATTAGACTCTCCAAGTGGAACAGCGATTACAATAGCTGAAGGAATTTTAAACAATAGTGATGTCAAAACTTCATGGGTTAATTCTTTAGTTGGTGATGGGGAAGAGATCATTCCGAAAGGGAATGAGTTGTTGATAGAGAGTCACCGTATAGAAGAAGTGCCAGGTACACATACTGTTGTATACAGTTCCGAAGTCGATCAAATCGAGTTTAAACATACAGCACATAGTCGTGATGGTTTTGCATTAGGTTCTGTTATTGCTGCTGAATGGTTATTTGGAAGAAAAGGATTCTATCAGGTAACAGAAATGTTTGATTTCAATAAGTAA
- the lepB gene encoding signal peptidase I: protein MWYIIFAVLTIIALYGLWKLFVKAGRQGWEAIVPFYREYVMAELTGRAKWTVILLLVPIVNIFVFYGLYLDLIKAFGKRRFWENAAAILVPFIVLPLWANDPLVKYLGKPNTEEFKKKYFYKKSMAREWADAIVFATVAASLIRGFLIEAYMIPTGSMEHTLLVGDFLFVSKLNYGPRIPMTPIAFPFAHHTMPITGGKAYSELIQIPYKRLPGFQEIKRNDVVVFNYPMEADAPFNRPVDKRENYIKRCVGMPGDKVSMSNAVLFVNGKPGFVPPEGQLGYLVTADQTGLDIRVMNDKRLETYETNQPNVYQVFMTKEEAAMMKGWANVKQVVPNIQKPGIDDGATFPNVAALKWNFDNFGPITIPSKGWTIQLDSITLPLYERAITVYEGNTLEKKADGTYINGAKANSYTFKMNYYWMMGDNRHNSLDSRGWGFVPEDHIVGKALFTWLSFDELGSGLSKIRWNRIFKGIE, encoded by the coding sequence ATGTGGTATATTATTTTTGCTGTCTTAACAATAATCGCTCTTTATGGGCTTTGGAAACTATTTGTTAAAGCGGGAAGACAAGGTTGGGAAGCTATAGTCCCTTTTTATCGCGAGTATGTAATGGCTGAATTAACAGGTAGAGCTAAATGGACCGTTATTCTATTGTTAGTACCTATTGTCAATATATTTGTTTTCTATGGTCTTTACTTGGATTTGATTAAAGCTTTTGGGAAAAGAAGATTTTGGGAAAATGCAGCAGCAATCTTAGTTCCATTTATCGTATTACCACTTTGGGCAAATGATCCTTTAGTGAAGTATTTAGGAAAACCTAATACAGAAGAATTTAAGAAGAAATACTTCTATAAAAAATCAATGGCTAGGGAGTGGGCTGATGCGATTGTTTTTGCGACAGTTGCAGCATCTCTAATCAGAGGGTTTTTGATTGAAGCCTATATGATTCCAACAGGATCTATGGAGCATACATTATTGGTGGGGGATTTTCTATTTGTGAGTAAATTAAATTATGGCCCCCGTATTCCAATGACACCTATCGCTTTTCCTTTTGCACATCATACGATGCCAATAACAGGTGGAAAGGCTTATTCAGAATTGATTCAGATTCCTTATAAACGGTTACCTGGATTTCAGGAAATTAAAAGAAATGATGTTGTTGTATTCAATTACCCGATGGAGGCTGATGCGCCTTTTAATCGCCCAGTTGATAAGCGAGAGAATTATATTAAACGTTGTGTAGGAATGCCTGGAGATAAAGTTTCTATGTCTAATGCGGTATTATTTGTCAACGGTAAGCCTGGCTTTGTACCACCAGAGGGACAATTGGGTTATTTAGTGACTGCTGATCAGACAGGATTGGATATTCGGGTTATGAATGATAAAAGATTGGAAACATATGAAACGAATCAACCTAATGTTTACCAAGTTTTTATGACTAAAGAAGAGGCTGCGATGATGAAAGGATGGGCCAATGTGAAGCAAGTAGTTCCTAATATTCAAAAACCAGGAATAGATGATGGGGCCACCTTTCCAAATGTAGCAGCATTAAAATGGAACTTTGATAATTTTGGACCGATTACCATTCCGAGTAAAGGCTGGACGATACAGTTAGACAGTATCACACTTCCACTTTATGAACGTGCCATTACAGTGTATGAGGGAAATACATTAGAAAAGAAAGCAGATGGTACTTATATCAATGGAGCCAAAGCGAATTCTTACACTTTTAAAATGAATTACTATTGGATGATGGGTGATAACCGTCATAACTCATTAGACTCTCGTGGTTGGGGCTTTGTGCCAGAAGACCATATCGTTGGTAAAGCTTTATTTACCTGGTTGAGCTTTGATGAATTAGGTTCTGGACTGTCGAAAATAAGATGGAACAGAATATTCAAAGGAATAGAATAA
- a CDS encoding pyridoxine 5'-phosphate synthase — MTALSVNINKIATLRNSRGGNNPNVLAAALACERFGAQGITVHPRPDERHIRYADVYDLKANIQTELNIEGNCQEQKFIDLVLANKPAQVTLVPDTEGQITSNHGWNTVKNKAYLSDMCKLFKDQGIRVSIFVDPDRDMVEAAAETGTDRIELYTEAYAQAFMDERDEAIKPYFQAALKAREVGLGINAGHDLDLNNLTYFNQHIPGLLEVSIGHALIADALYLGLEETIKRYLNALK; from the coding sequence ATGACAGCATTATCCGTAAATATCAATAAAATAGCTACTCTTCGTAATTCCAGAGGAGGAAACAATCCAAATGTTTTAGCTGCGGCTTTAGCCTGTGAACGCTTTGGCGCTCAAGGAATCACTGTTCACCCCCGACCAGACGAACGCCATATTCGTTATGCCGATGTGTATGATTTGAAGGCGAATATTCAAACAGAACTAAACATCGAGGGAAATTGTCAAGAGCAGAAGTTTATTGATCTTGTTTTAGCTAACAAGCCAGCACAGGTAACATTAGTACCTGACACTGAAGGACAAATCACTTCAAATCATGGTTGGAATACCGTTAAAAACAAAGCTTACCTTTCGGATATGTGTAAACTTTTCAAAGATCAGGGTATTCGTGTTTCTATTTTTGTTGATCCAGATCGAGATATGGTAGAAGCAGCTGCAGAGACTGGAACGGATCGTATTGAATTATATACAGAGGCATATGCACAAGCCTTTATGGATGAAAGAGATGAAGCCATCAAACCATATTTCCAAGCAGCTTTAAAAGCACGCGAAGTAGGATTAGGTATAAACGCTGGTCATGATTTAGATCTCAATAACTTAACTTATTTTAATCAACATATCCCTGGATTGTTAGAAGTAAGTATTGGCCATGCCCTAATTGCTGATGCACTCTATCTAGGTCTAGAAGAAACGATAAAAAGATACTTAAATGCTTTAAAATAA